The Kordia sp. SMS9 DNA window AAAGTGATGCGCTTACCGTCAAAGAATTTACCTATCAAGAAATTGATCACTACAAAAGTGAATTGCAAGCCTTGTATGAAAACACGATTGCCAATGCCAATTTCAATGCACAAGTGTTGGATTTGGACACCTATATTTTACTCAAAAAAACCTTTGGTGATCAGTTTATTGTAAAAGGTTATTTTTTGGATGAAAAACTTGTCGGATTCTTATCTGCCATGCGCAATGGAGACAATCTCGACGCGCATTTTATTGGTTTAAATTATGATTTGAATAAAAACTACGCCATTTACCCAAGAATCTTAAACGATTATGTCCGTTTGGGTATTTTGCATGAAGCAAAACGCATCAACTTAGGCAGAACCGCTTCCGAAATAAAAAGCACACTCGGCGCCAAACCACAAGATTTGACCTGTTATTGTCGTCACAAAAGACCTTTGCTAAACAGTTTGATTCAACCTTTTATCAAGAATATTAAAATTAAAGATTTTAAAGAGCATTCGCCGTTTAAGGGAAAGACTGCTTAGCTTGTGCGATTTTAAAACGCGCACAAACATCAAAATTCAAATAATATAATCCGTATTCACAAAATTAGAAGCTCTTGTCTGTAATAATTCGTTTAAAATAGCATTGTTATAGTCATTGTCTTTGGAAGCGACAAAGGTTCTGATAGAAAACGAACGTAACGCATCATGCACGCTTAATGTTGCAACCGCAGAATCTTTTCGTCCCGTAAATGGATATACGTCTGGTCCACGTTGACACGAACTGTTCAAATTTACACGACATACCAAATTCACCAAGGTATCAATTAAGGGTGCTAAGGTTTTAACATCTTTGCCAAACAAACTCACTTGCTGCCCATAATTTGATTCCGCCATATCGTCCAATGGTTGTTCAATATCCGAAAAGGGAATCACAGGAATTACAGGTCCAAATTGCTCTTCTTCATACACGCGCATGTTTTTGGATACAGGATATAAAACAGCTGGAAAAATATAATTATCGGTTATTTCTCCTCCTTTTTCATTAATGATTTTTGCGCCTTTTTCCAACGCATCATCAATCAATTCTTGAATGTACGCTGGTTTATCAGGTTCTGGCAATGGTGTTAATTTGGCACCTTCTTCCCAAGGATTTCCAAATTTTAATGCGTCTACTTTTTCTGAGAATCGCTTGTTAAATTCTTCAATAATAGCTTCATGCACATACAATACTTTCAATGCCGTGCAACGCTGTCCGTTAAAAGAAGTCGTTCCCGCAATACATTCGCTGATTGCCAACTCTAAATCGGCATCTTTCAACACAATCGCTGGATTTTTTGCTTCCAACCCTAACACCATGCGCAAACGGTTACTTTTTGGATGTACACTTTGCAACGCATTCGCAGATTTACTATTTCCAATCAACGCCAACACATCTACACGACCATCTTTCATAATTGGAGAAGCGACCGTTCTTCCACGTCCGTATATAATATTTACCACACCTTTCGGGAAACTATTTTGAAACGCTTCCAACAACGGAGACAATAATAAAACGCCAAATTTTGCAGGTTTAAAAATCGTCGTATTTCCCATGATAATCGCAGGAATCAACAAGGCAAACGTTTCGTTGAGTGGATAATTATATGGTCCAAGACATAAAACTACGCCCAACGGTCCACGACGAATGTGCGCATGTACGCCACCGTGTTTTTCAAACTTCGCACTGTTGCGATCCATTTGTGTATAATCTTCAATGGTATCGTAAATATATTCTACAGTTCTATCGAATTCTTTTTCAGAATCGGCTAAATTTTTACCAATTTCCCACATGAGCAATTTGACTACTTCATCGCGCTTGGTTATCATTTGCTCTACAAACTTTTCCATACACGCAATTCGATCTACCACTTTCATGGTTGGCCATAATCCTTGTCCTTTGTTATATGCGGAAACTGCTGCGTTTAACGCTTCTAAAGCTTCCGTTTCGCCTAAAGTTGGAATGGTTCCTAACAAGGTTTTTTGGTATACTTCCGTAGAAGAAATCGTGGAATAGACTTCCGAGGTTTGTCCTGTCCACTTTTTCAATTCGCCATCAACGAGATAGGTATTTTGTGTAATGGTTTCTGTAATTTGATACTTTTCGGGAATGCTCATTAGCTTTTTTATTTTCTTCTTTTTCGATATAAATTTACTCAAAAAATAAGTTTAATAACTTGAATTTCAGTTTTTTGTGTCAACACTCACTTTTTAGTAATGTATTGTGATATTTTACTTGATAATCGAGATTTTCAGCGTCATGAAGATTTTACACCAAAAACTGAAATAAATCAGGTTTATCGTTTAGATAATCGCCATAGAAGTTACGCAATTTCATTTTCGTAATTAAGGCATCTAAATCTTCAGCGTGTTGCAATTGCAAACCTACAACGGCCGCACCATTTTCACGATTGGTCTTTTTGGTGTATTCAAAGTGTGTAATATCGTCAGTTGGACCTAAAATCTCTACTACAAATTCGCGTAACGCACCTGCACGCTGTGGAAATTTGATAATAAAGTAATGTTTTAAATTAGCATGAAGCAACGCGCGTTCTTTGATTTCAGCCGTTCGCGTAATGTCGTTGTTGCTTCCACTCACGACACACACCACATTTTTACCTTTGATTTCATCAGCATATTGCGATAATGCACATATACTTAATACTCCAGCAGGTTCTACAACTATTGCTTGCTTATTGTATAAATCTAAAATGGTTTGACACACATAGCCTTCATCAACGGTAACCATTTGGTGTAAATTTTCTTTGCAGATCGCAAAATTCAAATCGCCTACACGTTTGACAGCAGCACCGTCCACAAAGTTTTCAATATTCTTCAACCGAGTATTTCGTTGTTTTTCGATAGAAGTTGACATAGAAGGCGCACCTTTGGGTTCTACACCCATAATTTTCGTTGTAGGAGACAACATTTTGAACACGGAAGATAAGCCTGCAGATAAGCCGCCGCCGCCAACAGGTACAAATACATAATCAATTGGAGTTTCGAGTTGCTTCAAAATTTCCAATCCGATCGTAGCTTGTCCTTCAATCACTTTTTCATCATTAAACGGATGAATAAAGGTTTTGTTGAGTTGCTCTGATTGTTCTCTTGCCGCATGATATGCATCATCAAAAGTATCACCTATTAAAACCACTTCCACGTATTCTTCACCAAACATATTGACCTGTTCAATTTTTTGATTTGGTGTTGGCGTTGGCATAAAAATCGTGCCTTTTATCTGCAATAATTTACACGATAATGCCACACCTTGCGCATGATTTCCGGCACTTGCACATACAATTTCATTTTCAATCTGAGTGTTTGTCAAAGATGCCATTTTGTTATACGCACCGCGAATTTTGTACGAGCGGACTTGTTGTAAATCTTCTCGCTTTAAATAGACATTACAATCGTATTGCTTAGAGTAGTAATCATTATAACTCAAAGGCGTTACCGAAGCAATGCCTTTGAGTGTTTTCGCAGCGTTTTGAATCGCTGCTAACGTTGGAGCGTATGTTGTAGTGGTTGATTGCACAATGTGTTTTTTATATTATTTTTTCAAAAGTTATTCTCGATACAATTTTTATCTTCTTGATGATGTCAATCTGATAAAAACCACTCGAACTGACGTTTGATTAATTATCGTTTACCTTTAAATATGTATGCGTCACTTCGAGTGAAATTCTGAAAAAATTTTGTATCGAGAAGTGCTTGATTGTTCTAAATTTATATATAGTTTCATAGCTGTTCTCGATACTATTTTCTTTATTTCGACACGCTCAATGACAGAAAATCACTCGAACTGACGGATTCAGTATTGAAACTTAAAACAGCCTAACAAGTTTGTCTCAATACTCAATACTAGTATCTAACATCTTACATCTAAGCCACGACAGCTTTATCTTTCTGAACGGTTGTTTTTATTGTTTTCATGGCTGTCATCGCTGCACGTAAACGCTTTCCAACCGCTTCAATTGGGTGATTTCTGATGGCATCATTTACAGCGATTAAATCTAAATTATCAACTGAATTTGAGGCTGCAAATGGTTTCCCGATTACAGAAGTATTAACTGTTTCCATAAAGGGTTTTAACAAAGGTTTTGCGGCATGATCAAACAAATAACAACCGTATTCTGCCGTATCCGAGATTACTCGGTTCATTTCAAATAATTTTTTTCTAGCAATGGTATTCGCGATTAATGGCAATTCGTGTAACGATTCGTAATACGCTGAATCTTCTATAATTCCTGCGCTCACCATCGTTTCAAATGCCAATTCTACACCTGATTTTACAAAAGCTACCAACAAAGTTCCATGATCAAAGTATTCTTGTTCAGAAATATGATCCGTAGTCAAAGCTGTTTTTTCAAACGCCGTTTCGCCCGTTGCTTCACGCCATTTTAAAAGGTTTTTATCGTCATTTGCCCAATCTTCCATCATCGTTTCAGAAAAATGTCCTGAAATAATATCGTCCATGTGTTTTTCAAACAAAGGCTTCAAAATACTTTTGAGTTGTTCTGACAAGCCAAACGCTTTTATTTTTGCAGGATTAGACAAGCGATCCATCATATTAGTAATTCCGCCATGTTTCAAGGCTTCCGTGATGGTTTCCCAACCTAATTGAATGAGTTTTGCTGCATAATTTGCATCAACACCATCTGCGACCATTTTATCAAAAGCCAAAATAGAACCTGTTTGCAATACGCCACACAAAATGGTTTGTTCGCCCATTAAATCGCTTTTTACTTCTGCGATAAACGACGATTCCAACACACCAGCTCTGTGTCCGCCCGTCGCCACTGCATACGCTTTTGCTTGATCCCAACCTTTGTTTTCTGGATCGTTTTCTGGATGTACCGCAATTAACGTCGGAACTCCAAAACCACGTTTGTATTCTTCACGAACTTCCGTTCCTGGACATTTTGGCGCCACCATGATTACGGTGATATCTTCACGAACTTTCGTGCCTTCTTCCACAATATTGAAACCATGTGAATAGCTCAACGTCGCTCCTTTTTTCATCAAAGGCATCACAGATTTTACAACGTTTGTATGTTGTTTGTCTGGCGTCAAATTTAAGACTAAATCTGCCGTTGGAATGAGTTGTTTATAGGTTCCTACTTTGAAACCGTGCGACGTTGCGTTTTGGTATGAATTGCGTTCTTCATCAATGGCTGCTTGGCGTAATGCATACGAAATATCCAAGCCAGAATCGCGCATATTTAATCCTTGATTTAGTCCTTGAGCGCCGCAACCGACGATGACTATTTTTTTGTCTTTGAGTGCTTTCACGCCATCTCCGAATTCGGAAGCA harbors:
- the ilvA gene encoding threonine ammonia-lyase IlvA codes for the protein MQSTTTTYAPTLAAIQNAAKTLKGIASVTPLSYNDYYSKQYDCNVYLKREDLQQVRSYKIRGAYNKMASLTNTQIENEIVCASAGNHAQGVALSCKLLQIKGTIFMPTPTPNQKIEQVNMFGEEYVEVVLIGDTFDDAYHAAREQSEQLNKTFIHPFNDEKVIEGQATIGLEILKQLETPIDYVFVPVGGGGLSAGLSSVFKMLSPTTKIMGVEPKGAPSMSTSIEKQRNTRLKNIENFVDGAAVKRVGDLNFAICKENLHQMVTVDEGYVCQTILDLYNKQAIVVEPAGVLSICALSQYADEIKGKNVVCVVSGSNNDITRTAEIKERALLHANLKHYFIIKFPQRAGALREFVVEILGPTDDITHFEYTKKTNRENGAAVVGLQLQHAEDLDALITKMKLRNFYGDYLNDKPDLFQFLV
- the ilvC gene encoding ketol-acid reductoisomerase, producing MSNYFNTLPLRAQLAQLGKCRFMDASEFGDGVKALKDKKIVIVGCGAQGLNQGLNMRDSGLDISYALRQAAIDEERNSYQNATSHGFKVGTYKQLIPTADLVLNLTPDKQHTNVVKSVMPLMKKGATLSYSHGFNIVEEGTKVREDITVIMVAPKCPGTEVREEYKRGFGVPTLIAVHPENDPENKGWDQAKAYAVATGGHRAGVLESSFIAEVKSDLMGEQTILCGVLQTGSILAFDKMVADGVDANYAAKLIQLGWETITEALKHGGITNMMDRLSNPAKIKAFGLSEQLKSILKPLFEKHMDDIISGHFSETMMEDWANDDKNLLKWREATGETAFEKTALTTDHISEQEYFDHGTLLVAFVKSGVELAFETMVSAGIIEDSAYYESLHELPLIANTIARKKLFEMNRVISDTAEYGCYLFDHAAKPLLKPFMETVNTSVIGKPFAASNSVDNLDLIAVNDAIRNHPIEAVGKRLRAAMTAMKTIKTTVQKDKAVVA
- a CDS encoding NADP-dependent glyceraldehyde-3-phosphate dehydrogenase, yielding MSIPEKYQITETITQNTYLVDGELKKWTGQTSEVYSTISSTEVYQKTLLGTIPTLGETEALEALNAAVSAYNKGQGLWPTMKVVDRIACMEKFVEQMITKRDEVVKLLMWEIGKNLADSEKEFDRTVEYIYDTIEDYTQMDRNSAKFEKHGGVHAHIRRGPLGVVLCLGPYNYPLNETFALLIPAIIMGNTTIFKPAKFGVLLLSPLLEAFQNSFPKGVVNIIYGRGRTVASPIMKDGRVDVLALIGNSKSANALQSVHPKSNRLRMVLGLEAKNPAIVLKDADLELAISECIAGTTSFNGQRCTALKVLYVHEAIIEEFNKRFSEKVDALKFGNPWEEGAKLTPLPEPDKPAYIQELIDDALEKGAKIINEKGGEITDNYIFPAVLYPVSKNMRVYEEEQFGPVIPVIPFSDIEQPLDDMAESNYGQQVSLFGKDVKTLAPLIDTLVNLVCRVNLNSSCQRGPDVYPFTGRKDSAVATLSVHDALRSFSIRTFVASKDNDYNNAILNELLQTRASNFVNTDYII